In Tachysurus vachellii isolate PV-2020 chromosome 12, HZAU_Pvac_v1, whole genome shotgun sequence, the DNA window GTCAAAGCAATTTGCACAAGCATCACAAGTCATTTGTCCATGTGAAAATAAGGCCTTGACAACTGTGGAACACTGACCCACATCTCAGTGTTTTAAGTACCATAAAACATTTTGCTGAACAAGAACAATTTGCATTAACGCTTCAAAGGCTGAACAATCTAAGTTATTATAGAGTATTATAAAACTGTAagtattctaaaataaatacgTCTAGTACCCTGAATGGTACATACTGTATCTATTTTATGCCATAAACAcacttattgttttatttaatgaccAAAAATTGCCTAGAATCGAAATGACCACTTGTGAGTCAAAAAAACCccatttaaagatttttcaCACAAGACTATAAGTACTCATTTAAAGATGATTAAAGATGATTTTGCAACCTCCAGAATCATTTgcaacagcatttactgttgtatgtatttgtattttcctGTATAATTGATTATTACATTAACTAGAAAGATAAAGGGACtgccttttaaaatatttatataaaaaaatgcatagaCAGGTCACACCTTTGACCTATgcacaaaaaaatgttgaaaatctcacttttatgtttaaatgtatgcAGTATGGCATTACTGGCTGGTGTACTATCAAGACCTGCATTTGGTTTAAATAACCTGCCAAGCCTGTATGTACCTGCCTGTATTTGCTGCCCAGCATCCAACACTCATTTAAATTTAAGGTGACTGGCTTGACTAGTAATGGCCACTCACTTTTTTGGGTCCCACACTAGACCTTAGAATTGGGGACCTATCATTCGTCCTTGTGCATACAGAGACTGAAATTCCAGGTTGTCCAGCAGGTGGTTTGTGGCTAGCCTGGCTCAGAGTTTCCTGAGGTTGAGTGGTATAGTTTCAGGGAACTTTTAGGCCTCTTTGTTTGCTGCTGTCTGGGCCTTGGTGCGTTAGGGTAAAACTCTCAGTGGAGGTGGCACATTCTTACCAAATATTTGTTCTCagaaaaaaagcagacaaaTTAGACTTTTGCAGGATTATGTCAGCCAGTGTGCTGATTTTTTTGATCATGAGTAATACACTGGCAACAATTACAAGGTGATTTGGCAcaaatattagacttctattcataaaaaacatacatagatatataaagTATCTAATGAAATGTGAAAACACAAATCCTGTATCTGCAAATTGTAAAtgttcaggaaaaaaacattaggGATATCGTAGATACTTCTTCTATCTGCAATATCCATAATGTGTCTGAACATTTACCATCACATATCGAACAGCTTTGTAATCCTGTACAGCAGgtgaattcattaaaaatctgTAAGGCAGCTTTCACTCCTGGGAGACACGTTGATCAAAATAAAGTGATTTTTAATTGCATACTCAGGAAATGTGCATTTTCCCAAACTTTATAGATAAGCATGGATGTTATTTAGATGCACATCAAATATATCCACTGAGTAACCTCTTTTAATGGGTaaaatttacattcattcattttctaccgcttatccgaactacctcgggtcacggggagcctgtgcctatctcaggcgtcatcgggcatcaaggcaggatacaccctggacggagtgccaacccatcgcagggcacacacacactctcattcactcacgcaattacacactacggacaattttccagagatgccaatcaacctaccatgcatgtctttggaccgggggaggaaaccagagtacccggaggaaacccccgaagcacggggagaacatgcaaactccacacacacaaggtggaggtgggaatcgaacccccaaccctgtaggtgtgaggcgaacttgctaaccactaagccaccgtgctcccctgtaaaattgacattttttatttaatttaaaaatgttcatcttttcattctttcaaGTAAACATCTACAAGGATCGCAGGCCCCCTTTTTCTGGGATAATGCCTTGGCTACGGTGAAACACTGGCACGTACAGTATGGCCACAGTGAATAAACCATAGGACAGTGTGCTGAAAAGTAATAGCCATTACAATATTATCAGTTAATTCAGTCATTAGTATAGACAAATAATAAGTGCATAACAATTGAAACAACAATCTGTGGGCTTCATTTTCCACAtctattttaataaagaattagAAGTATTGTGATAATTAaagtactaataataattttatgctGCGTAAACTTTTATGTCAGAGGAGTTTGGGGCAAATATTTTTAGAGAAACAATGAGATATAGTGTTTTCCTGAACCATGGATAGAAAAGCCCATATATGATAGGGTTGAATGTAGAATTAATATAACCCAACCAGACAAACAGTTCATAAACAATTCCAGGCGTGGTAAAGTTGTAAACAGGATCAATGACAGATGTAATAAAATATGGCATCCAGCATAAATTAAATGCTCCTACAACAATTCCAAGAGTTTTTGCcgcttttttttcatgtttcacCTTTTGTAAAATTTTACTTGATGCCACATccgttctgccctgttttgtgCCCCCCAATTTCCTTGCATGCTTTTCTGAAACCAAAAATATTTGAGCATACAGACCAATCATAACACAGACcggcaaaacaaaaaataaagatgtaCTTATAGAAGCACATACACTATTAACCAAAAATAGACAACTTCCAAAACAATCGATCGATGCAATATAACTTTCTAAGTTTGCTTCATTTGCTTTTGTACCAACAGTACTGAAAGCATAAACTGTGGCCAAAATCCAACTCAGCGCTGCCATAAGGCCTGCGACAGGAAGAGTTATTCTTGAAGGGTACTGAAGTGGATAGCATACAGCTTGATATCGATCTGTAGCAATAGAAATCAGGTGAAAGATCGATgcaccagtgaagagaaagTCAAAAGTAGAATGCCAATAGCAAAATTCTTTTCCAAAGTACCAGCAGCCATCCACACTCCTGACCATACTGAAAGGCATGACTGTGATTCCCAGAAGAAGGTCCACAAGAGCCAGAGACATCACCAAAATGTTTGTAGGTGTGTGAAGTTGTTTGAAATGAGCTATAGAGATGATGACCACAGAGTTCCCTACAACTGTAATTACCACTGCAAACACCAGTACTGAATATAACACAGTTTTTGCTGCCACATTTTGAGAACTTTTCTGACATGAGACATTTGATTCAGGATAACAATATGCTATAACAACATCCTGCAGTAATTGTTCTTCTACCATCCTTCAAAATTATGATGTCAAAAATATAGACACACCACTTTGATTCGCATTTTCACGTGCAAAGTGATTCTTATTCTGAGTGATGTTGATAGTTATACTTGCTTACTGGACAAGTAATGGGACCACCTGGGAGATAGTAGTCCAATAGAAAACAAGACACTTCCCCTttaggtagaaaaaaaaaatgtttgttactACACATCTATGTCATACATGTAAAATGATCGAGCTTTTACGATGGTTGATATTAGTACGTGGAAAATTActcaaaggatttttttttcttagataaagttgaatattttgtttaaattaagaACCTAATTGGTCATAATTTTTTGAACAAAGGCTGCACCGTATTCAAACATTTTGTGCAAATggagaagatgagtgagagagcgtgagctCCGGCGACAGCTGTCAGGGAATGAAACTGGGTTAAAATACAAGCAATTTACTTTCAAgtgacagataaaaaaaataaaataagcaaaaaagaacataaaattaaataattgtgGTCACTAGGTGCAattgggaacaggtgtgtgaTCAGTAGGGTCACATGGTTTAATCGGTAGTGTAGTCCCACTTTTAGCACAAGCATAACAGAACCCTATCTTAAAATGCAACTTGAAGTGCAACCTATAGAAATGTTCACTTTAATGAAACACCTATGAGTAACTGATGATTTACACGACGATGATGTAGACACACTTCACTGAATATGCATTTTGTCATAAAGGCATTTATGgtttttaatacaaattaataaatacaaagtaAATTAACACCCTTGTATACTTGTTTTCTTAGAGTGTGTAATCAAGTTTTTCTGTAGAATGCATGAGAAGCAGTGAGGAACTCTTTTTCTGTgcatagtaaaataaaaaataaaaacttctgAGGTAAAGTTTGTTTATGAAGTTGAGGATGTCAGAATATGCAAAGAGTCCAGTTTGGAAATGTAATAGGTTGGATTGGTTTAACACATTTCTTGGGCAGCATAATGCTGTGTGTCATTACATAGTGTCAGTGACTTTGTGATGAAATTTTggcataaaagcctttattattgccacattacattacaagtggaattcttttctttgcatatcccaactgaggagggttagggttagggtttgcacaggggcagctatgatacagtacCCCAGGAGCagtcagggttaagggccttgctcatttgcccaacagtagcagcttggcagtgctggggcttcaaCCTCGACCTTACGATCCCAagcacttgagccaccactgcccccacAATGGGTTATTAGTTAATTATGAGTAATGAGGCAGTTGAATTTTGACTGGTAATGTATGTACAGGTAAATTAAAAAGTGAAATAGTGTTGGCTATAAAGCATTTAACCCCATGCTTGTGATTTGTGATTTAATGTTTGGCTAATAGGGACAGAATTGTTTAAGCCTTTACTGTACTTAAATCAATTCAATACATTCTGCCACTTTTATTAGGCttagacatttatttttagGGTAACGAcactcaaataattattttttatgctaAATGTACTCCTTCTTAATAAAGATCAGTTTGATCACATAATGCCAGCTATAACATAAATAGTCACTGATGTATGAATTcactaaacaaaagaaaaaaaattagtttttagGCCTTAAAAAAttgaatacatatatataaaagaatacatGGTCAATTACACCTAAATGTAAATACACTGTTGATTTGTGAAGAGAACTCTGTACAATGCAAAAGAAACAGCACAGATTTCACAGAACCCTTTAAAATTAGAGTGTTAGATTCATGTTATTGATgtgaaaaacatatttatatataataatcttaaatgccctctgaaaacGGGGATAGAAAAAGCCATAGATCAAAGGATTACAAGTAGAATTAAGGTAACCAAACCACACCAGGGCATCGAAAACATCTATAGGTGTTGAAAAGTCTAGGAATGGATCAGCTATTGTAGCAGTGAAGAATGGCAACCAGCAAAGCAGAAAAATTCCCATAACAATGCCTAAAGTTttagctgcttttctctctctctgttctgaaGAATGGTTCTTTGTGTCAGATTTTCCTATGGTAGACATTTCAGCCATTACTTTAGCTTGTTTTCTTGCAACATGAAAAATTTTAAGGTACAGACAGCTCATAATAGTTCCTGGAATAAAAAATGCCACAAGAGAAGCAATGACTCCCCACTGTTTGTTAAAAATCAAAGCACAGTTTCCAAAACAGGAACTCAGCATTAAAAGATCCTCCAAACCTTGGAGATTTATATTAGACAATACCACACCAAAGCTAAACGAGAAGGAGAAGAGCCAAATAACAGCAATTCCCACAATCACGGTGTCATTTGTCACCTTCATCTTATAACCCAGGGGGTCAGTAATGGCCATGTACCGGTCAATAGAAACTAAACACAGGTGCAGGATGGAGACAATACTTAGTGTCATGTCTAAACTGGAATGGATTTTGCAAAAAATCTCCCCCAAGAACCAGCAGCCTTCCACCCATCGCACCATACTGAAAGGCATGATCATAGAGCCGAGCAGACAGTCCACAATAGCCAGTGAGAGGATGATGAAGTTAGTTGGAGAATGCAGCTGTTTGAAATGGGAAATAGTGATGATGACCAGAAGATTCCCAAAAACAGTCATAAGTACTGTAGGAAGCATTAAGATGTACATGGCAACTCTAATGACAAAGAAACGAGGTTTTCTGGTGCAGGAGTCTGGCTCAAGTGGAAAGCAGAGAAGTGCCATATCCACATCAGCATGGGTTGCATTTGTAAGGTTCTCTATCCACTCCAtttggttgttttattttaaatgtgcaGTAGATTATTAATTATATCATGGCATAAAAATATCACAAACCAAATAATATCGATTTAAATAGCTAATCTATTACCTAAATATTTCTGACTGTAAGTCATTACATTGTCATCTAACCCAGAAGTtagctgtacagtatatgaccaACTTGACTTAAATACATGCTGGTCTGAAAAGGTCATCATCTGCTTACCAATGGGGAAGCTTTAATGTGACATCATATCCCTGTCATGTGAACACTAGCTTTACCTGTATTTCTGTGATTCTTTTTGGAGTTTCTTACATTTCCACATCTTACTTAATACCACTACTTTCTTTGTGCACAAAATTTATTGGAGAGTTTTATAGTTATTTGGCTGTCTGACAGGTTGACTGTGtataatataaatctaaataatttggGGGGTCCATATATGCCACATTTTTATgtatgacatttggcagacatcctatCAAGAGCAACATAAATTTATTGCATATTTACCAAAAGGgcatttgttttgaaaaagggaaaaaggtacaaagatgatttatttgcatgtgtCTATTTAACTcgatcaattacattttttacatttttaaatataagtattttcattaaaaactaaaattagtttttatatttttttctgaatgattcACAAATTACAatgtcataaaacatttattttattgacccTTTCCAACCGTTTACCATTCACCATTTGTTGTATTATACAagttaaaaaagatatttacagcattttaaaaaagaggaaaacttaATCGCTTCTTTCTGAGAAGTTAGTTAATTCTGTCTCTTACAAGCTTCCAGTCACGCAAGGAGGGTTGGAATTTCCTAGCCACAGCATCGGAAATGGCTTGACGTAGATTCAATGGCAGAGCGTTTTTTCCCTTTGAACCATCATAGTTCACAGAACCTAACCAGTCATTATAAACGGTAAGGGGAATTAACCTTTTAAACAAACCAGCAGCAAAACTATCTGCTCTAGGTGTACCGTCTGATCCTGCTGAATCACATCCACATGAAGTTGTTTTTCGACCTCCATGGACACGTAATTTAAAGTCACATCTTCTAGAATTACTCCCATGAGAGACCGTCGAACAGAATTATGCGACTGAAAATTTGAAGCGTTTCTTGGTGTTTCCGGCAGCCTCAAACAAAATGATGACATTGCTGAGGGACATTGCTGTGATGTGTTGGACATAGTAGAAGCCGATTCTTGAACAGGTGAATAGCTGTAATCAAGGTTCGACAGTTGGTGGTTTATAGCGGAGTCCTCCGTTATGTATGCAGGACGAGTGCGGTCAATACACGTTGTAGAAACGGCTGATGGGAAACCGACACTGTCAATGTCCAAATGTCCACTGGTTAAACTAAATTCCCCATGACCAGACAGATGGATATGGGTCGCCTGTTGACATTCGGTCCGAGGTTCAGCCGGAGTTGGAAGAACATCAACCGGACTGTCTGTAGCCGTAGATTTAT includes these proteins:
- the LOC132854960 gene encoding trace amine-associated receptor 13c-like, encoding MVEEQLLQDVVIAYCYPESNVSCQKSSQNVAAKTVLYSVLVFAVVITVVGNSVVIISIAHFKQLHTPTNILVMSLALVDLLLGITVMPFSMVRSVDGCWYFGKEFCYWHSTFDFLFTGASIFHLISIATDRYQAVCYPLQYPSRITLPVAGLMAALSWILATVYAFSTVGTKANEANLESYIASIDCFGSCLFLVNSVCASISTSLFFVLPVCVMIGLYAQIFLVSEKHARKLGGTKQGRTDVASSKILQKVKHEKKAAKTLGIVVGAFNLCWMPYFITSVIDPVYNFTTPGIVYELFVWLGYINSTFNPIIYGLFYPWFRKTLYLIVSLKIFAPNSSDIKVYAA
- the LOC132854876 gene encoding trace amine-associated receptor 4-like, producing MEWIENLTNATHADVDMALLCFPLEPDSCTRKPRFFVIRVAMYILMLPTVLMTVFGNLLVIITISHFKQLHSPTNFIILSLAIVDCLLGSMIMPFSMVRWVEGCWFLGEIFCKIHSSLDMTLSIVSILHLCLVSIDRYMAITDPLGYKMKVTNDTVIVGIAVIWLFSFSFSFGVVLSNINLQGLEDLLMLSSCFGNCALIFNKQWGVIASLVAFFIPGTIMSCLYLKIFHVARKQAKVMAEMSTIGKSDTKNHSSEQRERKAAKTLGIVMGIFLLCWLPFFTATIADPFLDFSTPIDVFDALVWFGYLNSTCNPLIYGFFYPRFQRAFKIIIYKYVFHINNMNLTL